ACGCCGTCGGGTGAAACTGAATGAACTCCATGTTGGCGATGGGCGCGCCCGCGCGAAAACCCATCGCGACGCCGTCTCCGGTGGCGATGGAGGGGTTGGTGCTGTGTTGGTAGACCAGCCCGCAGCCGCCGGAGCACATAATGGTTACGCTGGCGAGAAAAGGGACCGCCGTTTCGTTGACTTCGTCCCACACCCAGGCGCCCCAACAGCGGCCCTCGTCGTCTAAAATCAAATCGACGGCGAAATAATATTGATGGATGGTTACGTTGTCTAACGCGCGTACTTGACTGAGCAGGGCGCGTTCGACTTCGCGTCCGGTCAGGTCTTTGGCGTGGACGATGCGGCGGTAGGAGTGTCCGCCTTCGCGGCCTAGTTCTAACTCGCCGTCGCCGCCCCGGGTGAATTCAACGCCGCAATTGATGAGGCCTTCGATGGCTTCGGGGCCGTGGGTGACGATGAGCTCGACCGCGTCGCGGTGGCACAGCCCGGCGCCCGCGTCGAGGGTGTCGCGAATATGCGAATCAAATGAATCGTGGCTATCGAGGACGGAGGCGATGCCCCCTTGGGCGTAATTGGTGTTCGACTCGAAATCGTCTTTTTTGGTCACCAGATGGACGCGGCCCAGACGGGCGGCGTTGAGGGCGGTATGCAGCCCGGCTACGCCCGATCCAATCACGAGGATATCGCTGATTTGTGCATTCATGTTGTTATTTGCCGCCGCCGGCTACGCACTTAGATAGTCTTCTTCGGTACGGTTCTCGACGCGGACCAAATGGTTTTTTTCGTCCACATAAACAATGCGATGCGAATAAGCGTCTAGTTCATCCTCATCATATTGCGCATACGAGAGAACGAGAATGATATCGTCATCGTCAAACAAACGCGCGGCGGCCCCTTTGACCGAAACCACGCCGGAGCCTTTTTTTGCAGGGAACACATAGGTCACAATGCGTTCTCCGTTACTCACGTTTAACACATGAACCTGTTCGCCGCAAGCCAAGTCGGCGGCTTCCATCAATTCTTCGTCTAACGCCAGGCTGCCGGCGTAATGCAGCTCTTTGCCGGTGACGCGGGCTTCGTGAATTTTTGACTTCAATAATATGCGTTGCATGTCGCTTGCTCACTCAAACGAACGGTTGTCGATCAACCGGGTTGGGCCGAGAAAAACCGCTCCAATATGTAAATGGCCTTTTTGTATCTGTTTCACTGACTGAAATGTATTCTCATCGACTGCGCCCAGGTAGTCCAGCCGAACGCCTTCGATTTGATTGATTGATTGGGTTGCCTCTTCAAGGATTTTTTGCGCATTTCGTTCGCCGGATTGAAAGCGCGCGACGCCTTGTTGCAGCGCCTGGGTCAAGATCAACGCCTGCGCCCGTTGCTCGTCGCTCAAGTAGGCGTTGCGCGACGACATCGCCAGCCCGTCCGGTTCGCGCACCGTGGGCAGGCCGATGATCTCAATCGGGAAAGCGAAATCGGTTGACATACGCCGGATGACCGCCAACTGTTGCGCGTCTTTGCGGCCAAAATAGGCGCGGTCGGGCTGAGTGAGATTGAATAAGATCGACACGACAGTACACACCCCGCGAAAATGGCCGGGGCGCGATGCGCCGCACCAGCCCTCAGACGGCGCGGGCGGTTCGACGTAGGTCGAGAAGCCTTCGGGGTAGATTTCCGCCGGACTTGGCAAAAACACCGCGTCGGTTCCTTCGCGGCGCAGCATATCGAAGTCGCGTTCTTCGTCGCGGGGATAGCGCTCGAGGTCTTCTCCTGCGACGAACTGAGTGGGGTTCACAAAAATGGTGGCGATGGCGCGGTCGTTGTTTTGTCGCGCAGCGCGTACCAGGGTGAGGTGGCCTTCGTGTAGATAGCCCATGGTGGGCGCAAGGCCAATCGACAAGCCCTCGCGTTTCCATGCGCGGATGGTTTGGCGTAATTCAGAAATAGTACGAATGATTAACAATTGCTTGCTCCCAATCTCCATCCCCCAATGGAGACGCTACGAACGGCCTTGCGGCGAGACGAACGGATCGTGGTCCATCTGGGCGCGTTCGTCTTCGTCCATTGGATAACTTTCATCCAGCGAAGGGAACGTACCGTCTTTGACGGCGCGGTCGAATTCTTTAAACGCCTGCGTCGCTTCGTCGCCCATTTGCGCAAAGCGGCGGACGAAATGCGGCTGAAAGGCGGTGAACAGCCCCAGCAGGTCAGCGAACACCAACACCTGACCGTCGCAATGCGGCCCGGCGCCGATGCCGATGGTGGGGACGGTGAGCGTATCGGTAATGCGTTGCGCGACCGGCCAAGGCACGGCCTCGATCACGATGGAGAACGCGCCCGCGTCTTGTAGCGCACAAGCGTCTTCAACCAGTTGGGCGGCGCTATGGGCGGTTTTGCCGTGTACCTTGTGGGTCCCCAATTGTTTGATCGACTGCGGCCCCAGGCCGACATGGCCCATCACCGGGACGCCCGCTTCGACCAGCCGTTTGACGGTCTGCGCCTGGCTGCGTCCGCCTTCGAGTTTGACGGCGTCGGCGCCGCCTTCCTGCAATAGGCGCGCGGCGTTTTTCATCGCCTCTTCAACGGAAATCTGATAAGTCAAAAACGGCAGGTCGGCGATAATCATCGCGTGTTGTACGCCGCGTTTGACCGCGCGGGTGTGATAGACCACGTCGTCGAGCGTGACCGGGATGGTGGAGTCTTGTCCCTGGACGATCATGCCTAGCGAGTCGCCAACCAGAATGGCGTCGACGCCTGCTTTGTCCATCAATTGGGAGAAGGTGTAGTCATAGGCGGTCAACACCGAGATTTTTTCGTCACGGCGCTTCATACGCTGAAAATCGGGAACCGTCATGCGTTTGGTTTTCATCATGGCTTTCTCACGCAGGAAATTCACTCACTGTATTATATCCGCGT
This is a stretch of genomic DNA from Candidatus Hinthialibacter antarcticus. It encodes these proteins:
- a CDS encoding aspartate 1-decarboxylase, with amino-acid sequence MQRILLKSKIHEARVTGKELHYAGSLALDEELMEAADLACGEQVHVLNVSNGERIVTYVFPAKKGSGVVSVKGAAARLFDDDDIILVLSYAQYDEDELDAYSHRIVYVDEKNHLVRVENRTEEDYLSA
- the panC gene encoding pantoate--beta-alanine ligase, which produces MLIIRTISELRQTIRAWKREGLSIGLAPTMGYLHEGHLTLVRAARQNNDRAIATIFVNPTQFVAGEDLERYPRDEERDFDMLRREGTDAVFLPSPAEIYPEGFSTYVEPPAPSEGWCGASRPGHFRGVCTVVSILFNLTQPDRAYFGRKDAQQLAVIRRMSTDFAFPIEIIGLPTVREPDGLAMSSRNAYLSDEQRAQALILTQALQQGVARFQSGERNAQKILEEATQSINQIEGVRLDYLGAVDENTFQSVKQIQKGHLHIGAVFLGPTRLIDNRSFE
- the panB gene encoding 3-methyl-2-oxobutanoate hydroxymethyltransferase, producing MMKTKRMTVPDFQRMKRRDEKISVLTAYDYTFSQLMDKAGVDAILVGDSLGMIVQGQDSTIPVTLDDVVYHTRAVKRGVQHAMIIADLPFLTYQISVEEAMKNAARLLQEGGADAVKLEGGRSQAQTVKRLVEAGVPVMGHVGLGPQSIKQLGTHKVHGKTAHSAAQLVEDACALQDAGAFSIVIEAVPWPVAQRITDTLTVPTIGIGAGPHCDGQVLVFADLLGLFTAFQPHFVRRFAQMGDEATQAFKEFDRAVKDGTFPSLDESYPMDEDERAQMDHDPFVSPQGRS